A region of the Leptospiraceae bacterium genome:
AATCGAATTCAGCTTTTTTAGTAATTGTTTCACGATAAGCAACTTGTGGAGCACCAGTAACTAGGTCTACACCGTATTCTCTTCTCATACGCTCAACGTATACTTCAAGATGTAATTCTCCCATCCCTTTGATGATGGTTTGTCCAGATTCTTTATCAATTTCTGTTTTAAAAGTTGGATCTTCTTTCGTAAAACGATTTAACGCTTTCGCTAGATTTGGAAGTTGTTTAGATTCCTTACATTCGATTGTAAGAGAAATAACGGGAGCAGGAACAAACATAGATTCCATTGCAATTTTCCAGCTTCCATCGGTGAATGTATCACCTGACGCACAATCGATACCGAATAACGCTACGATATCGCCTGCTTCAGCAGATGTGATTTCTTCCATTTCATCAGAGTGCATACGAACGAGTCGCCCCACACTGTGTTTTTTATTATTTGATGAATTGTAAATTGTCATACCTTTGGAAAGTTTTCCTTGGTATACGCGAACATAAGTCAACTGTCCATAACGTCCGTCTTCTAGTTTGAATGCAAGACAAGCGAGTGGTTTAGTAGGATCAGACTCAAGTATGATTTCTTTTTCTTCATTGTTTAGATCGAGACCTTTGTTTACAACTTCTGTCGGATTAGCGAGATAATCCGCTACTCCGTCTAAAAGTTTTTGAACCCCTTTATTTTTATAAGCAGAGCCCATAAATACAGGAGTAAGTTTTAGATCGAGAACACCTTGGCGAATCGCCGCTTTGATAAGAGCTTCAGTTGGTTCCCCTTCGAGCATTGCTTCTGTTAACTCATCACTGAATAAAGAAACTGCATCAAGTAACTCTTCGCGTTTTTTGTTTGCTAGTTCTTGGTGTTCTGCAGGAATTTCTTTTTCTACAACTTCCATTCCGTTTGCACCTTCGAAGTAAACAGCTTTCATGGTTACGAGATCAATAATTCCATTGAAGTCACCTTCAAGTCCAATAGGAAGCTGAACAGCAACAGCATTGTGTTTTAGTTTTTCTCTTAATTGATCAATTACACGAAATGGATTTGCACCTGTTCTATCAAGTTTATTGATAAAAGCAACGCGAGGTACAGAGTAACGTCTCATTTGTCTGTCGACAGTAATGGATTGTGACTGAACACCTGATACACCACAAAGAACTAAAATAGCACCATCAAGGACGCGTAACGAACGCTCCACTTCAATTGTAAAATCCACGTGGCCCGGAGTATCAATAATGTTGATGGAAGTACTCTTCCAAGTACAGTAGGTAGCAGCAGATTGAATGGTGATTCCGCGCTCTCTTTCGAGTTCCATACTATCCATCTTTGCTCCAACGCCGTCTTTACCACGAACGTCGTGAATAGCGTGAATTCTATTTGTATAAAAAAGAATGCGTTCTGTAAGTGTAGTCTTTCCTGAATCGATGTGAGCTGAAATCCCGATATTACGAGTATTTTTTAGTTTGTCGCTCAATGTTTTTGTGCTCATGATTGTCCTCTATTCCATTTGTAGGGGCAAATTGCCCGATTGTATGTCATAATTGCAAACCTAGGCTATGAGTCTAACAAAAAAGGTACAAGCGGAAAGGACAAATAGTTTCCGTTGTTGGAGGTTTAAATTTGAAATGAGGGAATGATTCTACTTTTGCGTAACAAAAATAATTCCAATACCGGAATAAAGAGTTAAAAGTTAAAGGAATGATAAAAATAGTTGCCAAAGTTTTACACTTAAATTTCTATTTGCAAATGAAAATATCAGTTTTATTCTCCTATCTTATAATTTTTGTATTTGTCGAATTTTGTTTTGTATCCTACGTAAAAAATAATGAAACTCAAATAAAACCAGAAGTTAGTTTTAATGGAACCAAAATTCCAGTTTATGTATCTATAAATAGCAACGCTGATTTTTTTGGAAACGATAATGAGCGTAAATTAGAGCAAATAAGAGATACAATTCATAATCTTTATACAGCGAACCCTTTTATAAATCAAAAGTTTGAAAATGAAGGGGTTGAATTTTACGCAGGTCCTCATAAAGATGCGGATAACAAACAAAATGCGCTTGAAATTAATTTTTCTGGAATTCAGCAAAAAAATAATTTTACTTTCTATATGAATATTTTGACTCTCATGGTAGTTCCGGGTTATACTCAAAAGTTACCTTTATATGATGTTACTTATTTTGATACAAAAGGAAATCCAGAAAAAATTTCCATTTCAAATAATAAGGATGTGAGTCAAATCATTGTTTTCCACTGGTTGTTATTGCCTTTTTTTTGGCTTTCTAATGGTGATGTTTTTTCTCCTATAGTAAATGAAATTCTTACTTCAAACGAATTGACGGAAAAATTAAATCATAACTTTCCGAAAAAACAATTCCCAAATACGAGTCTGGTTTCTGATGGAAAACATTCTTGTTTCGAAAAAATATGTCTGGAATATGATTTACCAGAACCTTGGTTTATTTCTTTTGCAGATGTACAAGGGGGTCTTTCTTCCAAAACAATTTCATTTCATCGAAAGGACTTAATAAAATCAAAACTTGGGTATAAATCTGTTTATCTGGGATTAATCTTTGTAAAAAGTCAGGATACTTTAGATCCACTAACATTTAGTCAATATGCAAAGCAGTATTCTAGCATAAAAGAAAAGGAAGAGCCGATCCAATTTCGAAAATTAAAAGGCCAGAAGAATACTTATAAATTCTTTGGAGTAAAAGGAAATTATGAATCAGAAGGATTTCGTTTCAATGAGTATTTAGTTTCTGGTACGGAAGGTAAAGTAGGAGTCATCATAAGAGTCACTTCCGAAGAACAATTTAGTAAGATTGAGAAAAATATAAATAATTTTTTAGAGAATGTAGATATCAAACCAAATTTACTTTATAAAGAAATTTCAGAAAATGAAAGAACAAAAAAAATAAAACAATTACAAGAAGAAGGATTACGAAAAATAAATATTAAAACTACAGATTCAATAACACTAGGTTTAAATAAATACCTAGAAGGTTGCGAACTCGGAAACAATGCACTTTGTAGAGAATACTCTATTTTAAAAGTAATGCAAGTTGAGAAATAATAAATTTATTTTGTTCTGAAATAATGATTTTGTCTAAATATACTTTATATTATCTGCAAATAAATACTATTATGAAAAGGAATACTTGAAAGAATGAAACTTTGGAATTTTATTTTTATATTACTTTTTTTTCCATTCTCCCTATTTGCGGAAAATGTTCTCATCGGAATTTACATTGTGAATATTGGAAAATTTGATGTGGCGAGCGGAAGTTTTACTATAGACTTCTATTTGACTTTAAAGACTGAGAAAAAAAACGAATATCCTTTGGAAACTTTTGAATTTATGAATGGAAGAGCAACTCATTCCGAAAAAATTTATACAGAGGATAATTTAGTTCAATATCGAATTCTTGCCAATCTCTCAAGCCCCGTTGACCTTCGTCGGTTTCCGTTCGATGAACAAACATTGAGTATTAGTATCGAAAATAAAAAATTTAAGAATGATCTAGTGAAATATACCATTTTAGAAAATGAAACTGGCATAGATGAAATGATCGCGTTTACCGGGTGGAATATCCGAGGT
Encoded here:
- a CDS encoding elongation factor G codes for the protein MSTKTLSDKLKNTRNIGISAHIDSGKTTLTERILFYTNRIHAIHDVRGKDGVGAKMDSMELERERGITIQSAATYCTWKSTSINIIDTPGHVDFTIEVERSLRVLDGAILVLCGVSGVQSQSITVDRQMRRYSVPRVAFINKLDRTGANPFRVIDQLREKLKHNAVAVQLPIGLEGDFNGIIDLVTMKAVYFEGANGMEVVEKEIPAEHQELANKKREELLDAVSLFSDELTEAMLEGEPTEALIKAAIRQGVLDLKLTPVFMGSAYKNKGVQKLLDGVADYLANPTEVVNKGLDLNNEEKEIILESDPTKPLACLAFKLEDGRYGQLTYVRVYQGKLSKGMTIYNSSNNKKHSVGRLVRMHSDEMEEITSAEAGDIVALFGIDCASGDTFTDGSWKIAMESMFVPAPVISLTIECKESKQLPNLAKALNRFTKEDPTFKTEIDKESGQTIIKGMGELHLEVYVERMRREYGVDLVTGAPQVAYRETITKKAEFDYTHKKQTGGQGQFSRVAGYLEPIGLEEGKVYEFVDKVVGGSIPREYISSCDKGFKSCLERGALIGFPITGVRAVINDGAYHDVDSSDMAFQIGARYGFRQGFSKAAPIILEPIMKVEVDGPVEFQGAILGGLNQRRGMILATTEQDAYCKIEAEVPLADMFGYSTVLRSSTQGKAEFSMEFSRYAPVPRNVSEELMKKYKVKQDEE